One window of Micropterus dolomieu isolate WLL.071019.BEF.003 ecotype Adirondacks linkage group LG13, ASM2129224v1, whole genome shotgun sequence genomic DNA carries:
- the naa25 gene encoding N-alpha-acetyltransferase 25, NatB auxiliary subunit isoform X2: protein MAARGHVQDPNDRRLRPIYDYLDNGNNKMAIQQADKLLKKHKDLHCAKVLKAIGLQRTGKQDEAFTLAQEVATLEPTDDNSLQALTILYREMHRPELVTKLYEAAVKKVPLSEEYHSHLFMAYARVGEYKKMQQAGMALYKIVPKNPYYFWSVMSLVMQAISAQDEKLAQTMFLPLAERMVEKMVKEEKIEAEAEVQLYFMILERLGKCVEALEVIRGPLGEKLTSELQSRENKCMMLYQRLQRWPECNALSHKLLLKNPDDWQFYTSYFDSLFHLIDQSWSPPEEGEHCLEGSVHHTVAEVVRFVEERIKGEDSKDSRSLRGPYLARLELIHRLRERGCPEESLLGEPLELMLQFFGKFGDKPCCITDLKIYLHLLPPDQHVQFINRLSEAVPLGEQGEEGFAFPEDTKALQRHLCVCQLSRALGLHHSLDVDGKLRLITELKAHYRHGLKFGKTALKTELQFSDMYCLMAAHVYIDLWTDTGDENMVWQGLGVLQEGLSHSPSNAQFKLLLLLLYCHLGAFEPVVDLYSSLDAKHVQHDTIGFLLTRYAESLGQFAAASQSCNFSLRFFHSNQKDTSEYIIQAYKYGAFEKIPEFIALRNRLNQSLHFAQVRTERMLLDLFLEADIVLSLEESVKAMSLSAEEDDIPWDNMRDNRDLTVFTSWDPKERQLTDEHKRRSLEEESVWLRIRSLTLRLLTSMTALGHAPSQQNSETINENGVGDKTSIFSSLLTQLNQTLQTAAQIAEKCTQYPFLGPPSTRLAPALSSGSCQCQAAALQLSVHLQELENVGLDESSELQIQICNGFKSLVVQLQEILNKCKGDLLEMKEGKLKTWPSLLENLIFFVETVCIVFWMASHCAKILRPLKTSLQKKKKKKKDSNTALPAVVCGFQELTGSLQDLLTQALEHIKGQESGITALKLASLTLEEYPQEEASYMKAAMDKVQSSYLRSLQEVGDLLKKRAETIKNLKI, encoded by the exons TCTAGAGCCCACCGATGACAACTCTCTACAAGCTTTGACTATACTGTACAGAGAGATGCATCGTc CGGAGTTGGTTACCAAGCTGTATGAAGCTGCAGTGAAGAAGGTTCCTCTCAGCGAGGAGTATCACTCTCACCTCTTTATGGCTTATGCTCGTGTGGGCGAGTATAAgaagatgcagcag GCAGGAATGGCCTTGTATAAGATCGTCCCCAAGAATCCGTATTACTTCTGGTCTGTCATGAGTCTGGTGATGCAG gcCATCTCAGCGCAAGACGAAAAACTGGCCCAAACTATGTTTCTGCCTCTGGCTGAACGCATGGTGGAGAAAATGGTCAAGGAGGAGAAGATTGAAGCAGAAGCAGAG GTGCAGCTGTATTTTATGATCCTGGAGCGTTTGGGAAAGTGTGTAGAGGCTCTTGAAGTGATCAGGGGCCCACTTGGGG AGAAGCTGACCAGTGAGCTGCAGAGCAGAGAAAACAAGTGTATGATGCTCTACCAGAGATTACAGCGCTGGCCAGAGTGTAACGCCTTGTCCCACAAGCTGCTGCTCAAAAA TCCTGATGACTGGCAGTTCTATACCTCCTACTTTGACTCTCTCTTCCACCTGATTGATCAGTCGTGGAGCCCGCCAGAAGAAGGCGAACA cTGTTTGGAGGGTTCGGTACATCACACTGTGGCTGAAGTGGTGAGGTTTGTGGAAGAGAGAATTAAAGGGGAGGACAGCAAAGACTCTCGTTCACTCAGAGGACCCTATTTAGCTCGGCTTGAATTAATCCACAGACTGAGAGAAAGGGGCTGTCCTGAAGAAAGCCTGCTAG GTGAGCCTTTAGAGCTAATGTTGCAGTTCTTTGGCAAGTTTGGAGACAAACCCTGCTGCATCACCGACCTAAAAATATACCTCCATCTGCTCCCACCTGATCAACACGTTCAG TTCATTAACCGCCTGAGCGAAGCTGTTCCACTAGgggagcagggagaggagggaTTCGCTTTTCCGGAGGATACCAAAGCACTACAgaggcatttgtgtgtgtgtcagctgagTCGAGCACTCGGGTTGCATCACTCTCTGGATGTGGATGGAAAACTGCGGCTTATCACGGAGCTCAAAGCCCACTATCGTCACGGACTGAAGTTTG GGAAGACCGCTCTGAAGACGGAGCTGCAGTTTTCCGATATGTATTGTCTCATGGCAGCTCACGTATACATTGACTTATGGACGGACACCG GGGACGAGAACATGGTGTGGCAGGGTTTGGGTGTCCTCCAGGAGggtctgtctcacagtccctcCAACGCCCAGTtcaagctgctcctgctgctcctctacTGTCACCTGGGAGCCTTTGAGCCTGTAGTGGATCTCTACTCCAGCCTGGATGCCAAGCACGTGCAGCACGACACTATAGG GTTTCTGTTAACACGCTATGCTGAGTCATTGGGTCAGTTTGCTGCAGCCTCCCAGTCCTGTAATTTCTCCCTCAGGTTTTTCCACTCTAACCAGAAAGAT ACCTCAGAGTATATCATCCAGGCGTATAAGTACGGAGCGTTTGAGAAAATCCCAGAGTTCATTGCTCTCAGGAACAGGTTGAACCAATCGCTGCATTTTGCTCAGGTCCGCACCGAGAGGATGCTGCTGGACCTGTTCCTTGAGGCAGATAT TGTATTGAGTTTGGAGGAGAGTGTGAAGGCCATGTCTTTGTCTGCAGAGGAGGATGATATACCCTGGGATAATATGAGGGACAACAGAGACCTTACCGTTTTTACCAGCTGGGACCCTAAAGAGAG ACAGTTAACTGACGAGCACAAGCGTCGGTCTCTAGAGGAGGAGTCTGTCTGGCTGAGGATACGCTCTCTGACGCTTCGCCTCCTCACCTCTATGACCGCGCTGGGACATGCACCCTCACAACAGAACTCTGAGACGATCAATGAAAACGGAGTCGGAGACAAGACCTCGATCTTCAGCAGCCTCCTCACTCAGCTCAACCAGACTCTACAGACCGCCGCTCAGATAGCAGAAAAATGCACACAG TATCCATTCCTGGGCCCACCCTCCACACGCCTGGCCCCAGCGCTGTCCAGTGGGAGCTGTCAGTGCCAGGCTGCAGCCCTCCAGCTGTCTGTCCACCTACAGGAGCTGGAGAATGTCGGACTTG ATGAGTCGTCAGAGCTTCAAATCCAGATCTGTAACGGTTTCAAATCATTAGTAGTTCAGCTTCAAG AAATACTGAATAAATGCAAAGGGGATTTATTGGAAATGAAAGAGGGTAAATTAAAAACCTGGCCCTCCTTATTAGAAAACCTAATCTTCTTTGTTGAG ACGGTGTGCATAGTCTTTTGGATGGCTAGTCACTGTGCCAAGATCCTCCGACCACTCAAGACTAGtctacagaagaagaaaaagaagaaaaaggattCAAACACAGCTCTG CCAGCGGTGGTGTGTGGGTTCCAGGAGCTGACAGGGAGCTTGCAGGACCTGCTTACCCAGGCTTTGGAGCATATAAAGGGGCAGGAGTCTGGCATCACAGCCCTTAAACTGGCCAGTTTAACCTTGGAAGAATACCCACAG GAGGAAGCATCATATATGAAGGCTGCTATGGACAAGGTGCAGAGCAGTTACCTGCGCTCACTACAGGAGGTGGGAGACCTGCTCAAGAAGAGAGCAGAAACTATAAAGAACCTCAAGATCTGA
- the naa25 gene encoding N-alpha-acetyltransferase 25, NatB auxiliary subunit isoform X3, producing the protein MFKKKSCSSVSDYLDNGNNKMAIQQADKLLKKHKDLHCAKVLKAIGLQRTGKQDEAFTLAQEVATLEPTDDNSLQALTILYREMHRPELVTKLYEAAVKKVPLSEEYHSHLFMAYARVGEYKKMQQAGMALYKIVPKNPYYFWSVMSLVMQAISAQDEKLAQTMFLPLAERMVEKMVKEEKIEAEAEVQLYFMILERLGKCVEALEVIRGPLGEKLTSELQSRENKCMMLYQRLQRWPECNALSHKLLLKNPDDWQFYTSYFDSLFHLIDQSWSPPEEGEHCLEGSVHHTVAEVVRFVEERIKGEDSKDSRSLRGPYLARLELIHRLRERGCPEESLLGEPLELMLQFFGKFGDKPCCITDLKIYLHLLPPDQHVQFINRLSEAVPLGEQGEEGFAFPEDTKALQRHLCVCQLSRALGLHHSLDVDGKLRLITELKAHYRHGLKFGKTALKTELQFSDMYCLMAAHVYIDLWTDTGDENMVWQGLGVLQEGLSHSPSNAQFKLLLLLLYCHLGAFEPVVDLYSSLDAKHVQHDTIGFLLTRYAESLGQFAAASQSCNFSLRFFHSNQKDTSEYIIQAYKYGAFEKIPEFIALRNRLNQSLHFAQVRTERMLLDLFLEADIVLSLEESVKAMSLSAEEDDIPWDNMRDNRDLTVFTSWDPKERQLTDEHKRRSLEEESVWLRIRSLTLRLLTSMTALGHAPSQQNSETINENGVGDKTSIFSSLLTQLNQTLQTAAQIAEKCTQYPFLGPPSTRLAPALSSGSCQCQAAALQLSVHLQELENVGLDESSELQIQICNGFKSLVVQLQEILNKCKGDLLEMKEGKLKTWPSLLENLIFFVETVCIVFWMASHCAKILRPLKTSLQKKKKKKKDSNTALPAVVCGFQELTGSLQDLLTQALEHIKGQESGITALKLASLTLEEYPQEEASYMKAAMDKVQSSYLRSLQEVGDLLKKRAETIKNLKI; encoded by the exons TCTAGAGCCCACCGATGACAACTCTCTACAAGCTTTGACTATACTGTACAGAGAGATGCATCGTc CGGAGTTGGTTACCAAGCTGTATGAAGCTGCAGTGAAGAAGGTTCCTCTCAGCGAGGAGTATCACTCTCACCTCTTTATGGCTTATGCTCGTGTGGGCGAGTATAAgaagatgcagcag GCAGGAATGGCCTTGTATAAGATCGTCCCCAAGAATCCGTATTACTTCTGGTCTGTCATGAGTCTGGTGATGCAG gcCATCTCAGCGCAAGACGAAAAACTGGCCCAAACTATGTTTCTGCCTCTGGCTGAACGCATGGTGGAGAAAATGGTCAAGGAGGAGAAGATTGAAGCAGAAGCAGAG GTGCAGCTGTATTTTATGATCCTGGAGCGTTTGGGAAAGTGTGTAGAGGCTCTTGAAGTGATCAGGGGCCCACTTGGGG AGAAGCTGACCAGTGAGCTGCAGAGCAGAGAAAACAAGTGTATGATGCTCTACCAGAGATTACAGCGCTGGCCAGAGTGTAACGCCTTGTCCCACAAGCTGCTGCTCAAAAA TCCTGATGACTGGCAGTTCTATACCTCCTACTTTGACTCTCTCTTCCACCTGATTGATCAGTCGTGGAGCCCGCCAGAAGAAGGCGAACA cTGTTTGGAGGGTTCGGTACATCACACTGTGGCTGAAGTGGTGAGGTTTGTGGAAGAGAGAATTAAAGGGGAGGACAGCAAAGACTCTCGTTCACTCAGAGGACCCTATTTAGCTCGGCTTGAATTAATCCACAGACTGAGAGAAAGGGGCTGTCCTGAAGAAAGCCTGCTAG GTGAGCCTTTAGAGCTAATGTTGCAGTTCTTTGGCAAGTTTGGAGACAAACCCTGCTGCATCACCGACCTAAAAATATACCTCCATCTGCTCCCACCTGATCAACACGTTCAG TTCATTAACCGCCTGAGCGAAGCTGTTCCACTAGgggagcagggagaggagggaTTCGCTTTTCCGGAGGATACCAAAGCACTACAgaggcatttgtgtgtgtgtcagctgagTCGAGCACTCGGGTTGCATCACTCTCTGGATGTGGATGGAAAACTGCGGCTTATCACGGAGCTCAAAGCCCACTATCGTCACGGACTGAAGTTTG GGAAGACCGCTCTGAAGACGGAGCTGCAGTTTTCCGATATGTATTGTCTCATGGCAGCTCACGTATACATTGACTTATGGACGGACACCG GGGACGAGAACATGGTGTGGCAGGGTTTGGGTGTCCTCCAGGAGggtctgtctcacagtccctcCAACGCCCAGTtcaagctgctcctgctgctcctctacTGTCACCTGGGAGCCTTTGAGCCTGTAGTGGATCTCTACTCCAGCCTGGATGCCAAGCACGTGCAGCACGACACTATAGG GTTTCTGTTAACACGCTATGCTGAGTCATTGGGTCAGTTTGCTGCAGCCTCCCAGTCCTGTAATTTCTCCCTCAGGTTTTTCCACTCTAACCAGAAAGAT ACCTCAGAGTATATCATCCAGGCGTATAAGTACGGAGCGTTTGAGAAAATCCCAGAGTTCATTGCTCTCAGGAACAGGTTGAACCAATCGCTGCATTTTGCTCAGGTCCGCACCGAGAGGATGCTGCTGGACCTGTTCCTTGAGGCAGATAT TGTATTGAGTTTGGAGGAGAGTGTGAAGGCCATGTCTTTGTCTGCAGAGGAGGATGATATACCCTGGGATAATATGAGGGACAACAGAGACCTTACCGTTTTTACCAGCTGGGACCCTAAAGAGAG ACAGTTAACTGACGAGCACAAGCGTCGGTCTCTAGAGGAGGAGTCTGTCTGGCTGAGGATACGCTCTCTGACGCTTCGCCTCCTCACCTCTATGACCGCGCTGGGACATGCACCCTCACAACAGAACTCTGAGACGATCAATGAAAACGGAGTCGGAGACAAGACCTCGATCTTCAGCAGCCTCCTCACTCAGCTCAACCAGACTCTACAGACCGCCGCTCAGATAGCAGAAAAATGCACACAG TATCCATTCCTGGGCCCACCCTCCACACGCCTGGCCCCAGCGCTGTCCAGTGGGAGCTGTCAGTGCCAGGCTGCAGCCCTCCAGCTGTCTGTCCACCTACAGGAGCTGGAGAATGTCGGACTTG ATGAGTCGTCAGAGCTTCAAATCCAGATCTGTAACGGTTTCAAATCATTAGTAGTTCAGCTTCAAG AAATACTGAATAAATGCAAAGGGGATTTATTGGAAATGAAAGAGGGTAAATTAAAAACCTGGCCCTCCTTATTAGAAAACCTAATCTTCTTTGTTGAG ACGGTGTGCATAGTCTTTTGGATGGCTAGTCACTGTGCCAAGATCCTCCGACCACTCAAGACTAGtctacagaagaagaaaaagaagaaaaaggattCAAACACAGCTCTG CCAGCGGTGGTGTGTGGGTTCCAGGAGCTGACAGGGAGCTTGCAGGACCTGCTTACCCAGGCTTTGGAGCATATAAAGGGGCAGGAGTCTGGCATCACAGCCCTTAAACTGGCCAGTTTAACCTTGGAAGAATACCCACAG GAGGAAGCATCATATATGAAGGCTGCTATGGACAAGGTGCAGAGCAGTTACCTGCGCTCACTACAGGAGGTGGGAGACCTGCTCAAGAAGAGAGCAGAAACTATAAAGAACCTCAAGATCTGA
- the naa25 gene encoding N-alpha-acetyltransferase 25, NatB auxiliary subunit isoform X4, whose product MALYKIVPKNPYYFWSVMSLVMQAISAQDEKLAQTMFLPLAERMVEKMVKEEKIEAEAEVQLYFMILERLGKCVEALEVIRGPLGEKLTSELQSRENKCMMLYQRLQRWPECNALSHKLLLKNPDDWQFYTSYFDSLFHLIDQSWSPPEEGEHCLEGSVHHTVAEVVRFVEERIKGEDSKDSRSLRGPYLARLELIHRLRERGCPEESLLGEPLELMLQFFGKFGDKPCCITDLKIYLHLLPPDQHVQFINRLSEAVPLGEQGEEGFAFPEDTKALQRHLCVCQLSRALGLHHSLDVDGKLRLITELKAHYRHGLKFGKTALKTELQFSDMYCLMAAHVYIDLWTDTGDENMVWQGLGVLQEGLSHSPSNAQFKLLLLLLYCHLGAFEPVVDLYSSLDAKHVQHDTIGFLLTRYAESLGQFAAASQSCNFSLRFFHSNQKDTSEYIIQAYKYGAFEKIPEFIALRNRLNQSLHFAQVRTERMLLDLFLEADIVLSLEESVKAMSLSAEEDDIPWDNMRDNRDLTVFTSWDPKERQLTDEHKRRSLEEESVWLRIRSLTLRLLTSMTALGHAPSQQNSETINENGVGDKTSIFSSLLTQLNQTLQTAAQIAEKCTQYPFLGPPSTRLAPALSSGSCQCQAAALQLSVHLQELENVGLDESSELQIQICNGFKSLVVQLQEILNKCKGDLLEMKEGKLKTWPSLLENLIFFVETVCIVFWMASHCAKILRPLKTSLQKKKKKKKDSNTALPAVVCGFQELTGSLQDLLTQALEHIKGQESGITALKLASLTLEEYPQEEASYMKAAMDKVQSSYLRSLQEVGDLLKKRAETIKNLKI is encoded by the exons ATGGCCTTGTATAAGATCGTCCCCAAGAATCCGTATTACTTCTGGTCTGTCATGAGTCTGGTGATGCAG gcCATCTCAGCGCAAGACGAAAAACTGGCCCAAACTATGTTTCTGCCTCTGGCTGAACGCATGGTGGAGAAAATGGTCAAGGAGGAGAAGATTGAAGCAGAAGCAGAG GTGCAGCTGTATTTTATGATCCTGGAGCGTTTGGGAAAGTGTGTAGAGGCTCTTGAAGTGATCAGGGGCCCACTTGGGG AGAAGCTGACCAGTGAGCTGCAGAGCAGAGAAAACAAGTGTATGATGCTCTACCAGAGATTACAGCGCTGGCCAGAGTGTAACGCCTTGTCCCACAAGCTGCTGCTCAAAAA TCCTGATGACTGGCAGTTCTATACCTCCTACTTTGACTCTCTCTTCCACCTGATTGATCAGTCGTGGAGCCCGCCAGAAGAAGGCGAACA cTGTTTGGAGGGTTCGGTACATCACACTGTGGCTGAAGTGGTGAGGTTTGTGGAAGAGAGAATTAAAGGGGAGGACAGCAAAGACTCTCGTTCACTCAGAGGACCCTATTTAGCTCGGCTTGAATTAATCCACAGACTGAGAGAAAGGGGCTGTCCTGAAGAAAGCCTGCTAG GTGAGCCTTTAGAGCTAATGTTGCAGTTCTTTGGCAAGTTTGGAGACAAACCCTGCTGCATCACCGACCTAAAAATATACCTCCATCTGCTCCCACCTGATCAACACGTTCAG TTCATTAACCGCCTGAGCGAAGCTGTTCCACTAGgggagcagggagaggagggaTTCGCTTTTCCGGAGGATACCAAAGCACTACAgaggcatttgtgtgtgtgtcagctgagTCGAGCACTCGGGTTGCATCACTCTCTGGATGTGGATGGAAAACTGCGGCTTATCACGGAGCTCAAAGCCCACTATCGTCACGGACTGAAGTTTG GGAAGACCGCTCTGAAGACGGAGCTGCAGTTTTCCGATATGTATTGTCTCATGGCAGCTCACGTATACATTGACTTATGGACGGACACCG GGGACGAGAACATGGTGTGGCAGGGTTTGGGTGTCCTCCAGGAGggtctgtctcacagtccctcCAACGCCCAGTtcaagctgctcctgctgctcctctacTGTCACCTGGGAGCCTTTGAGCCTGTAGTGGATCTCTACTCCAGCCTGGATGCCAAGCACGTGCAGCACGACACTATAGG GTTTCTGTTAACACGCTATGCTGAGTCATTGGGTCAGTTTGCTGCAGCCTCCCAGTCCTGTAATTTCTCCCTCAGGTTTTTCCACTCTAACCAGAAAGAT ACCTCAGAGTATATCATCCAGGCGTATAAGTACGGAGCGTTTGAGAAAATCCCAGAGTTCATTGCTCTCAGGAACAGGTTGAACCAATCGCTGCATTTTGCTCAGGTCCGCACCGAGAGGATGCTGCTGGACCTGTTCCTTGAGGCAGATAT TGTATTGAGTTTGGAGGAGAGTGTGAAGGCCATGTCTTTGTCTGCAGAGGAGGATGATATACCCTGGGATAATATGAGGGACAACAGAGACCTTACCGTTTTTACCAGCTGGGACCCTAAAGAGAG ACAGTTAACTGACGAGCACAAGCGTCGGTCTCTAGAGGAGGAGTCTGTCTGGCTGAGGATACGCTCTCTGACGCTTCGCCTCCTCACCTCTATGACCGCGCTGGGACATGCACCCTCACAACAGAACTCTGAGACGATCAATGAAAACGGAGTCGGAGACAAGACCTCGATCTTCAGCAGCCTCCTCACTCAGCTCAACCAGACTCTACAGACCGCCGCTCAGATAGCAGAAAAATGCACACAG TATCCATTCCTGGGCCCACCCTCCACACGCCTGGCCCCAGCGCTGTCCAGTGGGAGCTGTCAGTGCCAGGCTGCAGCCCTCCAGCTGTCTGTCCACCTACAGGAGCTGGAGAATGTCGGACTTG ATGAGTCGTCAGAGCTTCAAATCCAGATCTGTAACGGTTTCAAATCATTAGTAGTTCAGCTTCAAG AAATACTGAATAAATGCAAAGGGGATTTATTGGAAATGAAAGAGGGTAAATTAAAAACCTGGCCCTCCTTATTAGAAAACCTAATCTTCTTTGTTGAG ACGGTGTGCATAGTCTTTTGGATGGCTAGTCACTGTGCCAAGATCCTCCGACCACTCAAGACTAGtctacagaagaagaaaaagaagaaaaaggattCAAACACAGCTCTG CCAGCGGTGGTGTGTGGGTTCCAGGAGCTGACAGGGAGCTTGCAGGACCTGCTTACCCAGGCTTTGGAGCATATAAAGGGGCAGGAGTCTGGCATCACAGCCCTTAAACTGGCCAGTTTAACCTTGGAAGAATACCCACAG GAGGAAGCATCATATATGAAGGCTGCTATGGACAAGGTGCAGAGCAGTTACCTGCGCTCACTACAGGAGGTGGGAGACCTGCTCAAGAAGAGAGCAGAAACTATAAAGAACCTCAAGATCTGA
- the naa25 gene encoding N-alpha-acetyltransferase 25, NatB auxiliary subunit isoform X1, with amino-acid sequence MTVHHTRSATEPGWDTAATEPLDEPVCPCVTPVDTLGDYLDNGNNKMAIQQADKLLKKHKDLHCAKVLKAIGLQRTGKQDEAFTLAQEVATLEPTDDNSLQALTILYREMHRPELVTKLYEAAVKKVPLSEEYHSHLFMAYARVGEYKKMQQAGMALYKIVPKNPYYFWSVMSLVMQAISAQDEKLAQTMFLPLAERMVEKMVKEEKIEAEAEVQLYFMILERLGKCVEALEVIRGPLGEKLTSELQSRENKCMMLYQRLQRWPECNALSHKLLLKNPDDWQFYTSYFDSLFHLIDQSWSPPEEGEHCLEGSVHHTVAEVVRFVEERIKGEDSKDSRSLRGPYLARLELIHRLRERGCPEESLLGEPLELMLQFFGKFGDKPCCITDLKIYLHLLPPDQHVQFINRLSEAVPLGEQGEEGFAFPEDTKALQRHLCVCQLSRALGLHHSLDVDGKLRLITELKAHYRHGLKFGKTALKTELQFSDMYCLMAAHVYIDLWTDTGDENMVWQGLGVLQEGLSHSPSNAQFKLLLLLLYCHLGAFEPVVDLYSSLDAKHVQHDTIGFLLTRYAESLGQFAAASQSCNFSLRFFHSNQKDTSEYIIQAYKYGAFEKIPEFIALRNRLNQSLHFAQVRTERMLLDLFLEADIVLSLEESVKAMSLSAEEDDIPWDNMRDNRDLTVFTSWDPKERQLTDEHKRRSLEEESVWLRIRSLTLRLLTSMTALGHAPSQQNSETINENGVGDKTSIFSSLLTQLNQTLQTAAQIAEKCTQYPFLGPPSTRLAPALSSGSCQCQAAALQLSVHLQELENVGLDESSELQIQICNGFKSLVVQLQEILNKCKGDLLEMKEGKLKTWPSLLENLIFFVETVCIVFWMASHCAKILRPLKTSLQKKKKKKKDSNTALPAVVCGFQELTGSLQDLLTQALEHIKGQESGITALKLASLTLEEYPQEEASYMKAAMDKVQSSYLRSLQEVGDLLKKRAETIKNLKI; translated from the exons TCTAGAGCCCACCGATGACAACTCTCTACAAGCTTTGACTATACTGTACAGAGAGATGCATCGTc CGGAGTTGGTTACCAAGCTGTATGAAGCTGCAGTGAAGAAGGTTCCTCTCAGCGAGGAGTATCACTCTCACCTCTTTATGGCTTATGCTCGTGTGGGCGAGTATAAgaagatgcagcag GCAGGAATGGCCTTGTATAAGATCGTCCCCAAGAATCCGTATTACTTCTGGTCTGTCATGAGTCTGGTGATGCAG gcCATCTCAGCGCAAGACGAAAAACTGGCCCAAACTATGTTTCTGCCTCTGGCTGAACGCATGGTGGAGAAAATGGTCAAGGAGGAGAAGATTGAAGCAGAAGCAGAG GTGCAGCTGTATTTTATGATCCTGGAGCGTTTGGGAAAGTGTGTAGAGGCTCTTGAAGTGATCAGGGGCCCACTTGGGG AGAAGCTGACCAGTGAGCTGCAGAGCAGAGAAAACAAGTGTATGATGCTCTACCAGAGATTACAGCGCTGGCCAGAGTGTAACGCCTTGTCCCACAAGCTGCTGCTCAAAAA TCCTGATGACTGGCAGTTCTATACCTCCTACTTTGACTCTCTCTTCCACCTGATTGATCAGTCGTGGAGCCCGCCAGAAGAAGGCGAACA cTGTTTGGAGGGTTCGGTACATCACACTGTGGCTGAAGTGGTGAGGTTTGTGGAAGAGAGAATTAAAGGGGAGGACAGCAAAGACTCTCGTTCACTCAGAGGACCCTATTTAGCTCGGCTTGAATTAATCCACAGACTGAGAGAAAGGGGCTGTCCTGAAGAAAGCCTGCTAG GTGAGCCTTTAGAGCTAATGTTGCAGTTCTTTGGCAAGTTTGGAGACAAACCCTGCTGCATCACCGACCTAAAAATATACCTCCATCTGCTCCCACCTGATCAACACGTTCAG TTCATTAACCGCCTGAGCGAAGCTGTTCCACTAGgggagcagggagaggagggaTTCGCTTTTCCGGAGGATACCAAAGCACTACAgaggcatttgtgtgtgtgtcagctgagTCGAGCACTCGGGTTGCATCACTCTCTGGATGTGGATGGAAAACTGCGGCTTATCACGGAGCTCAAAGCCCACTATCGTCACGGACTGAAGTTTG GGAAGACCGCTCTGAAGACGGAGCTGCAGTTTTCCGATATGTATTGTCTCATGGCAGCTCACGTATACATTGACTTATGGACGGACACCG GGGACGAGAACATGGTGTGGCAGGGTTTGGGTGTCCTCCAGGAGggtctgtctcacagtccctcCAACGCCCAGTtcaagctgctcctgctgctcctctacTGTCACCTGGGAGCCTTTGAGCCTGTAGTGGATCTCTACTCCAGCCTGGATGCCAAGCACGTGCAGCACGACACTATAGG GTTTCTGTTAACACGCTATGCTGAGTCATTGGGTCAGTTTGCTGCAGCCTCCCAGTCCTGTAATTTCTCCCTCAGGTTTTTCCACTCTAACCAGAAAGAT ACCTCAGAGTATATCATCCAGGCGTATAAGTACGGAGCGTTTGAGAAAATCCCAGAGTTCATTGCTCTCAGGAACAGGTTGAACCAATCGCTGCATTTTGCTCAGGTCCGCACCGAGAGGATGCTGCTGGACCTGTTCCTTGAGGCAGATAT TGTATTGAGTTTGGAGGAGAGTGTGAAGGCCATGTCTTTGTCTGCAGAGGAGGATGATATACCCTGGGATAATATGAGGGACAACAGAGACCTTACCGTTTTTACCAGCTGGGACCCTAAAGAGAG ACAGTTAACTGACGAGCACAAGCGTCGGTCTCTAGAGGAGGAGTCTGTCTGGCTGAGGATACGCTCTCTGACGCTTCGCCTCCTCACCTCTATGACCGCGCTGGGACATGCACCCTCACAACAGAACTCTGAGACGATCAATGAAAACGGAGTCGGAGACAAGACCTCGATCTTCAGCAGCCTCCTCACTCAGCTCAACCAGACTCTACAGACCGCCGCTCAGATAGCAGAAAAATGCACACAG TATCCATTCCTGGGCCCACCCTCCACACGCCTGGCCCCAGCGCTGTCCAGTGGGAGCTGTCAGTGCCAGGCTGCAGCCCTCCAGCTGTCTGTCCACCTACAGGAGCTGGAGAATGTCGGACTTG ATGAGTCGTCAGAGCTTCAAATCCAGATCTGTAACGGTTTCAAATCATTAGTAGTTCAGCTTCAAG AAATACTGAATAAATGCAAAGGGGATTTATTGGAAATGAAAGAGGGTAAATTAAAAACCTGGCCCTCCTTATTAGAAAACCTAATCTTCTTTGTTGAG ACGGTGTGCATAGTCTTTTGGATGGCTAGTCACTGTGCCAAGATCCTCCGACCACTCAAGACTAGtctacagaagaagaaaaagaagaaaaaggattCAAACACAGCTCTG CCAGCGGTGGTGTGTGGGTTCCAGGAGCTGACAGGGAGCTTGCAGGACCTGCTTACCCAGGCTTTGGAGCATATAAAGGGGCAGGAGTCTGGCATCACAGCCCTTAAACTGGCCAGTTTAACCTTGGAAGAATACCCACAG GAGGAAGCATCATATATGAAGGCTGCTATGGACAAGGTGCAGAGCAGTTACCTGCGCTCACTACAGGAGGTGGGAGACCTGCTCAAGAAGAGAGCAGAAACTATAAAGAACCTCAAGATCTGA